Below is a genomic region from Pectobacterium polaris.
TTCGTCAGCCGACGTATTGCTGCATCGGGACTGAGGATCGCACCATCGGCCATTCCCCCCTTTCTAAGGTCAATTGTCACCTGTTCACGGCGTCCCGGTATTGATGAAGGAACTGCGGAAGCTAAAGGTTGTCCCTGGTAATCTCTCAGCCCTCTTGCTTCAATAACGATCACTTTCTTGCTGCTTTCACTACGGATATCTCGAACAATCAGTGAAATTCCTAAGAAGACGATTATGATAGCGATGATAAACACGCCCCAACTTAGCGCACCAGCACTACCGGAAGAGTCCCAACTGAAAATATAGTTGCCCTGGGATGAGGGTATTGTCACACCAAGAGTCAATCCTGTAAGAACCACTGCAAAGAGCGGTACTCCAATTCTGACTAGAGCCAGGCCTACAGACCGTTTCCTGAAGACCCAGTCAATTAGTGAGCGCAGAAAATAGCTTATCAAGATGATGACTCCAAAACTTCAACAACTGAAGGGTTAGTATTTCGACAGAATAAGGTACAAGATAGGGTAAGCTTTCGCCACCATCGCAACCGGACGATTAGCAATACAGCAAACTCGATCCCTCTTTCCCCTTCAACCAAATCGGTCATTGAGGAAACGTCCTGAGAGCTCGGTGTGACTGAGAAACAGGGATGAGAGTGCCATTCTCCTAGGTAGTTGAATCGATCATATTGATGCCCTGTTCTGTGAAAAAAAGCATTTAGGGCTTCTTTATGTGTCTCTGAATCGCGAACAAAGTGAGCTTTCCCGCCAGTCTGACTATCAATCGACAGGTCAACAACTCGAAAATGGCCCGGAGCAATTTGCTCTCCCATCATCACACCACCAATTTCTCTGCTGCCAGCGGCTTTGAGGGCTTTACGCAGCTTGCCTTTGACGTTTTCAGCGATCTCAACCTGCATCATTTTCTCTAGGGAACAAGTCGGCCAGCAATTGCTGGTAAGCCTCGGGATCTCCTGCTTGTACTTCTATATCCCATCCATCACTTTCTCCAAGATCAATTGGTCTAACGTCAAATGGGGCGGTGAATATCCAGCTGTCAGTCATTCCGATAAGGTAGACGGAATAAGGGAAAATTGTCGAATTGGGGCGGACGAGAAGATCAATTGCATAACGAGATAAGTGCGCTGCAATAACGGAAACATCGGCGTCATCTGCAATTAGCGGTTCCCCAGAGCCATCAAGTTGTGAGTATGGCTGCGAAATCTCGCTTTCAGGCCAGGCTATGCCCTGCTCGGAATACCAGTTTTCTATCCGCTGTCTGGCGCTAAGTGGCGTGGGATCTATACCCGGGCGTAGTCGAACGACTATTCCGCCAGCCCCACCGCCGAATACTTGTGCCCAGCAAATTGGTTTCTTTGCCCTTCGTGAAATTGATGCGCAAAGATTGAAAACCACCGGGTCAGCGGTTGCGTCTATGATTAAATCGCTCTCTGCGATATATCTCATCGTTGCAGAAGTTGCTCCTCCACTCTCTTGCCCACCTAAAACTGTAGTGCGGCTAATAACTTCGCATTCGGCATTGACTTCCTTAAGCCTGGCTGCCAGTGCTTGTGATTTATGCATACCAACGGCCCGCCAATCTAACTCGTTGCGAACCAGATTCCCTGAAGCAAGTAAATCTCCATCAACGAGTACAAATTGCCCAACACCAGATCGAGCAAGATGTACGGCTACTTTTGACCCAACGGATCCGCAACCGACTATTGCAACTTTCGCAGTTTTAAGACGAGCAAACTCGGGATCAAGACGCACACGGTCAATATCAACAATAGTTTTGTCGTAGTTGACCAGTTTGCGATTGTCTGAAGCACCGTAAGCCATTGAGACCTGATGATTAGTGCCATTGAAAAGAATAAGCCCTAAAGGACCTGATACCTGTAATAATTCGGGGAGCACAGATTCGAAGTTGTGGCTTTCAAGCAATGAAACCAGTTCATTAAGATTGTCGTAAGCGACTGATGCGCCTTCGGGCACACGGATAATCTTAGTCGCTACAGTACTCGCCCCGTAGCCACGCCTGTTCGGTGCGATCCACATAGAATCATCTACAGGTCCAATTCGTGTAAGCTGAGCTGCAAAAGCTCCAGCATAAAGGTGCTCTTGAATTTCCGCATCGACCACCTGACCCTCTTCTACCATCAACAAACCTTCGAAGACTCTTGGAGAGTAAAGGAAACGAAATACGGAATTTCTTGCCCGCTGAGCGGGAAGGACTCGATGTTCTGATGGAGCGGGTTCTCCAGTCTCCTGCTCGGATAAAAGTAAACGATAGGCACTTTCAATCATCATTGCGCCGGTGATTTCGGGCGTCCAATTATCTGAGCGAAACTGTAAACAAAGTTCTCCAGCCTCTCCATATTGATGATCAGACAAACGTTTCCCATCCCGTGGAACGACTGAAGGAGGAACATCAGGGAAATATTCGGGGTATGTAATTGTTAACGGAATTAGCCGTTCTGCAACTTGTAAATCAAAGTCAGCAGCAAGTCGCAAGTTACTGACTACATGCCACTTTATATTCGTGAGCCATGTGTTCCGCTCTTCCAGATCCGAAATGGTGGTACGTTCGGACTGCACACGAATAGACTGATCCACCCACCAAATCATGCAAACCCCTTTGGTGAAGTTGGCTCCCGACGAGTATTTGGAAATGCCGGTGTGCTCGCTGCTGCAACCCCCAGAGCTGCAACTCCTGTTGCTGGTTGCAACATTGATCCTGGCGTAGGGCTAAGGCGTGTTGCAGCTCTGTCTGCTACCGCTCCCATATGAGGCTGGACGCTTTCAACTAAGCGGCGTTTTTCAATCTGATGTGCTAAATTTCCAAAATCTTGCCGAGCCCGGTTGAGCCACTCGTAGAACGCATCTTTTCTCTCAGGATGATTCGGCCATTTATCTGCAAAATTTTCGAGGGGGTCGGAAGGGTTACGAATGATATAACGATTCCCATCACGTTCGATAAACGAGTCCATTCGAGAAAGGATTGAGTAGAGAGCATCGGCTATCTTTACTTCACCATTATAAGCATGCGCGGCAAGGGTAGTAATAATGATCGATATAGGGCGCTCGTCGTAACGCTTTTCAAACATACCGTCACGGTGGCGTTTCAAGATCATTATCGCTGACTGGAGCGGGGTCCGAACTTTGTAGTCAGGAATCTCCTCGACACTAGCTTTGATTGATTCCGCCAGCATTTTTCTCCGCTGTTCAAAAACATCTCTCATCCGCAGCTTGAACCACTCAGCATATCCCTTGGGATTTGATCGCTGCCAATCATCAGAAAGCACCTGGTAAACAGGAGATTCGAGATCAGTGATGACCATTGCTGTCTCGGACCATTTGAGATCGTAGCCATAAGTCTCAAGTAATATACGTTGTTGTGTAGCGTTAGGGAGAGAGGGGACTACATCCATGTGAAATTGGGCGCCGTCTGCATAGTCCAGAACCCAGCAACGCCGACCTTCACGAACGGGCTTAACCATATTTTGAGCTTTACGATAAGCTTTGATCTCATCGCCGACCAGAGTCTTTAAATTACTCTGAGTAAGATCCTTGGTACCGAGGCTTTGGAGTAAGCAAACAGAATCTACATCGTACTCCTCTGCATCATTCAAAGGACGAATCGCTGTACCTAGTCGGAATGAACCCTGTACGTAAACTTGTGGATCGTATTTGGCAACGGCGGACTCTGGACGGTGAAGCCATTCTCCAAGTGATGTATAGCTCCGACATGCCTGCTCGTATCGTGAGTCACTGATTGCAAGCTCCTCGGCTAAAGCGGTGAGAAAATCTTCGGCGTTTTTTGTTGGCATGCCTCTACCCTCCCTGATTATGTCGTTGTTCTATCATAAAATATGAAGCTATTTGTATCTTGACGGTCAAATCCCAACTTAGCTCTGGCTCACTATTTTTATCCACTGATCTTTCTTTTTGAGAATAAGTGCTCACAAACAGTGAACACTTTTCCATGGCATAAGCCGCTTAAGTTTTGTTTGTATGATCGTCTACAAAATTGCCATCGTAATCGTACGTAGGATATGGGGTTATCGGAGTTCTGTTCAATGGTGGAAGCCAAAAAACTTGATGATTAAAGCATCAGTTTGGCAAAAAACAGCGCCTATGCCTTAGTTATTCCTAACATATCGATTTGTGGTCACAATCAAGGAACCGTTAACTGCTGATTACTCAATACGTGTCAGCTCGTAATGACCAACAGTTTTACGGCTTGTGAAGTAGTTCCCATTAAGTATGCGTTTACCTTTTAGGCTTAGTTTAAGAATTGCCGTTCCTCTATACGGAGCTTCTTCGTCAAAATTTGCTTTATGTTTAGGAGTTGTTAAAAAGACATAATAGAGTACTGCTCGCCCAGTTTCTTCATCCTTCTTAGGTTTAGCCACCAACGTCTGTGAGTCTGAGCCTTCAGCTTCAACATCCATTCCAATTTTAAGAAAGGATTGCTTAATCGTTGCATTAGCTCGTGATGTACCTTTTTTATCTCCCCATTCCCAATGGATAACCATATCCCAGGTTCCATTTAAATCAGGGAAGAGCAGATCGTTTAATATAGGTAAAGCTTTCCATAGCCGGCGCCAACCAAAGTAAAACAATGACAATAAAAGGACATTGAGAAGTAGTGAGCCCCCTGTTGCAATTGATATAGCAGAGGAAAAAGTTATATTTTTATCGAATACAGCCCATAAAATCCATAAAATCAGACAGCATATAACGGCATAGACCACAGCAATCAAGGATATAACTTTTCCTATTGGAATTAAGTTTATCATTGTAACTCCTCATAGTGAGTTTCCTTTCCATTCTCAAATATAGAAAGACGCCCGCCTTCGCTTACAATGCCTGTAAATTTTACTTCTTCGATAAAAGAACCATAGAGCGCTGCAACGAAACGCCCACCGACAAACCTTGATCTTTCAAACCAAATGTTAGGTATTACTTGAGGGGAGAAATATTGTGCTATATGTGTAATATTTCCTAATTCATCTAAAATGTGGAAACCGTCGTGATATTTATTGTCTTTACTTGATATATTAGAAAGTAAATCTATTGTAGAACCATCCTGTATGGGGTTTGTATCCCGCAGATTTGTTATAGAAAGGTTTTTGGTATCATTGCAAATAATTACTCCGATTCCAGAGAAATCACTATGGCTAGATATTTTCCAAATATCATGGAGTAATTCATACAGTAACTCTTTTGTCATTATTTGTTGTATGCTTATTGTTAGGGTGAGTGATTAATGCACATTATCCGATACCTTCTTTTATAAGGGAAGGGCTGATTTTCAATTGCATGAGTTTTCAGTAGTAGAAGTATGAGTATCTATTGATATGCATTGATGGATAGGTTGTGTTCCTTTTACAATCATCTTTCAACGCATTGATTTTAATTTTTTATTGTATTTGTGTATTGCGATATGTGGACTTCACCCGTCCACACGACAGCACATAATCCCATTCCTGCTTCAGCAACCGGGATGCCGGAATGGACCGACACGACAAACTATAGGGCAGAACCGTCTACCGGGGCGAGGTCAGTCCTGCCTCTAAACTATCTTAAAACTTTACACTTCTGATGCCTACATCAAAACACATAAATTTGTGGCATCGTATACCTCGTTCCCACTCTTATTTCAGCGAGCAGGTCTATGAGCCAGAAGCGTGAAGTTTATATCTCGGTCGACGTCGAGACGTCTGGCCCAATCCCCGGCGTGTACAGCATGCTCACGATCGGAGCCTGTAACGTCTACGATCCAGAACAAGTGTTTTCGTGTGAACTGAAGCCAATTTCGGACAACGTCGATCCAGAGGCACTGGCAGTAACAGGGCTGTCCATGGAAACCCTAGCACTAAAGGGATTAAATCCTGAAACTGCAATGATGCAATTTCAGGATTGGGTAGAGTCGGTCACGGGTACAGACGGGGTGCCCGTATTTGTCGGGCTGAACGCCCCATTTGATTGGTCGTTCATCAATTACTATTTCCACTACTTTCTGAAGTCGAACCCTTTTGGTTTTACCGCACTGGATATCAAAGCGCTTTTTATGGGGACAACAGGCTCGAGTTGGGCAGGGACACGTTCAAGCCAGATGGCTACTTGGCTTGACTCCAAATATGAAGGAAAACGTCATGAGGCGTTAGATGATGCTCAATATCAGGCGGAAATATTTCGCTTGATTAGGGCTATCAAACCATTTCAACAGAGATGAAGAATACCTCACTCGGCAGCTACCTGCTTTAGCCGCAATAAGTTGTAATCGGCCTTCTTAAGATTATCTGCTTGAGTGAGACTTTTAGCTTCGCTTAGCTGTATCCAGTCACGGGATGACTGATCGATGGCCACCCAGACAGTCATGGCTGGAACGCTGCCGCGGTTGCCGATAATCACCATAAAATAACGACTCCTATCCCCCTCAAAGGAGTCAAGGTACTCCCATGTAGTTTTCTGATCCCGCCAAGACGGCGATGGAGTACTCTCTGGATGTGTATGCCACAAACCTACTGCATGTCTGTATTGTTCGAATTCAGTTTGCCTGTTCCTATCAGAGGCTTTCACATCTGGATTCCAAGCATTCCTACGTCGTTGGTCGGCAGGACTTGGCCCCATAGCGTTACTTATGATCAGACCGTGAGAGCTCGGCTCTGAGCTAAATATTTCCCCTCCTGCCTCCTTCTGCCACAGACAACGTTGAGCATGTTTGTACATGTGTGCCAAAACCTGATCTGTAAACATGACATATTGACTATTGTCGGGATAGAAAAAGATCCTGCTCATGGAAATGGTCTTGTCAGAATCAAGCCTTCAAATTCAGATGCAATACTCGCCCACTCGTTATGTTTCAATCCCGGCCAATGTTCATCCAAATAAAGTTGCCCACGCACCCAGCTCCGCACTTTAGGGAGAATTGATTCGACTGAGGCGTCAATCATTTCCAAAACGCATTCAGCAATCAAAGCAACGGCGTGTTCTGCTGCAGCGGCAGTGTAACTCTGAAACCGACTACTACACCCGGGTTCTTGTTGGATAACCTCATCGGGCCACTCCACCGCCTGCAAGCTATACAACGGATCTATTGCGCCTTGCAGCCACGATTGTCCCGACGGCAAAAAACAAGCATGGGCAGCAGCCACATAGGGCTCCATCCAACCAATCAATAACGGGCATGGATGCTTTTGTCGAGCGTTCTCAATTTGCATTCTCACATCAGGCTCACCGGTGAGGTCGAGCACCGCGTGCACTTCAGCCAAAGAATTTTCTTTCAACCACGCTGCCGTATTCTT
It encodes:
- a CDS encoding Cap15 family cyclic dinucleotide receptor domain-containing protein, which encodes MINLIPIGKVISLIAVVYAVICCLILWILWAVFDKNITFSSAISIATGGSLLLNVLLLSLFYFGWRRLWKALPILNDLLFPDLNGTWDMVIHWEWGDKKGTSRANATIKQSFLKIGMDVEAEGSDSQTLVAKPKKDEETGRAVLYYVFLTTPKHKANFDEEAPYRGTAILKLSLKGKRILNGNYFTSRKTVGHYELTRIE
- a CDS encoding nucleotidyltransferase domain-containing protein, which translates into the protein MPTKNAEDFLTALAEELAISDSRYEQACRSYTSLGEWLHRPESAVAKYDPQVYVQGSFRLGTAIRPLNDAEEYDVDSVCLLQSLGTKDLTQSNLKTLVGDEIKAYRKAQNMVKPVREGRRCWVLDYADGAQFHMDVVPSLPNATQQRILLETYGYDLKWSETAMVITDLESPVYQVLSDDWQRSNPKGYAEWFKLRMRDVFEQRRKMLAESIKASVEEIPDYKVRTPLQSAIMILKRHRDGMFEKRYDERPISIIITTLAAHAYNGEVKIADALYSILSRMDSFIERDGNRYIIRNPSDPLENFADKWPNHPERKDAFYEWLNRARQDFGNLAHQIEKRRLVESVQPHMGAVADRAATRLSPTPGSMLQPATGVAALGVAAASTPAFPNTRREPTSPKGFA
- a CDS encoding Mov34/MPN/PAD-1 family protein produces the protein MMQVEIAENVKGKLRKALKAAGSREIGGVMMGEQIAPGHFRVVDLSIDSQTGGKAHFVRDSETHKEALNAFFHRTGHQYDRFNYLGEWHSHPCFSVTPSSQDVSSMTDLVEGERGIEFAVLLIVRLRWWRKLTLSCTLFCRNTNPSVVEVLESSS
- a CDS encoding diadenylate cyclase, whose product is MTKELLYELLHDIWKISSHSDFSGIGVIICNDTKNLSITNLRDTNPIQDGSTIDLLSNISSKDNKYHDGFHILDELGNITHIAQYFSPQVIPNIWFERSRFVGGRFVAALYGSFIEEVKFTGIVSEGGRLSIFENGKETHYEELQ
- a CDS encoding ThiF family adenylyltransferase — protein: MIWWVDQSIRVQSERTTISDLEERNTWLTNIKWHVVSNLRLAADFDLQVAERLIPLTITYPEYFPDVPPSVVPRDGKRLSDHQYGEAGELCLQFRSDNWTPEITGAMMIESAYRLLLSEQETGEPAPSEHRVLPAQRARNSVFRFLYSPRVFEGLLMVEEGQVVDAEIQEHLYAGAFAAQLTRIGPVDDSMWIAPNRRGYGASTVATKIIRVPEGASVAYDNLNELVSLLESHNFESVLPELLQVSGPLGLILFNGTNHQVSMAYGASDNRKLVNYDKTIVDIDRVRLDPEFARLKTAKVAIVGCGSVGSKVAVHLARSGVGQFVLVDGDLLASGNLVRNELDWRAVGMHKSQALAARLKEVNAECEVISRTTVLGGQESGGATSATMRYIAESDLIIDATADPVVFNLCASISRRAKKPICWAQVFGGGAGGIVVRLRPGIDPTPLSARQRIENWYSEQGIAWPESEISQPYSQLDGSGEPLIADDADVSVIAAHLSRYAIDLLVRPNSTIFPYSVYLIGMTDSWIFTAPFDVRPIDLGESDGWDIEVQAGDPEAYQQLLADLFPRENDAG
- a CDS encoding 3'-5' exonuclease, which translates into the protein MSQKREVYISVDVETSGPIPGVYSMLTIGACNVYDPEQVFSCELKPISDNVDPEALAVTGLSMETLALKGLNPETAMMQFQDWVESVTGTDGVPVFVGLNAPFDWSFINYYFHYFLKSNPFGFTALDIKALFMGTTGSSWAGTRSSQMATWLDSKYEGKRHEALDDAQYQAEIFRLIRAIKPFQQR